The Juglans regia cultivar Chandler chromosome 2, Walnut 2.0, whole genome shotgun sequence genome includes a window with the following:
- the LOC118347651 gene encoding uncharacterized mitochondrial protein AtMg00860-like: MTPFGLANAQTAFVDIMNRVFKPFLDMVVFIDDILMYSKNVEDHGNHLRLVLGKLKEHKLFAKLNKCEFWLEEVKFLSHVISSEGVTVDSSKIEAIMDWQHPTTVHEVRSFLGLAGYYRRFVEGFSRLSSSLIVLTRKHSKFSWTETCEKCLKELKRKLTTAPLLALPKSHKPFVVYSDVSKY, encoded by the coding sequence ATGACGCCATTTGGATTAGCTAATGCTCAAACAGCATTCGTGGACATCATGAATAGAGTGTTCAAACCATTCTTAGATATGGTAGTATTCATTGATGATATCCTAATGTACTCCAAGAATGTTGAAGATCATGGAAACCACCTAAGACTGGTATTGGGGAAACTTAAGGAACATAAGTTGTTTGCCAAACTCAACAAGTGTGAGTTTTGGTTGGAGGAAGTTAAGTTTCTTAGTCATGTGATATCCAGTGAAGGAGTCACGGTAGATTCAAGTAAGATTGAAGCAATCATGGATTGGCAGCATCCTACCACAGTGCACGAAGTTAGGAGCTTCTTGGGATTAGCTGGTTATTACAGGAGATTTGTGGAAGGATTCTCCAGATTATCAAGTTCTTTAATAGTGTTGACTAGGAAGCACTCAAAATTCAGTTGGACAGAGACGTGTGAGAAGTGCTTAAAGGAGCTAAAGAGAAAATTAACCACAGCCCCTTTGTTGGCATTACCGAAATCCCATAAACCATTCGTGGTATATAGTGATGTATCAAAATACTAA
- the LOC108998980 gene encoding pentatricopeptide repeat-containing protein At1g79490, mitochondrial produces the protein MIRCRKVSPRILHSLTKNPSSICVSSFDSFYSKSPNLSTTKPDGCFKSFRFFSSAMGFYLTPCELSVPKDPSFARSPVINAKFRRNYSSGRNGDGGAGEWTEEIEYLDESGSVIYSGKGIRSVEPGLDDHVMVGGLKKPFLNASAVAKIVEVVKRWKWGPELETQLDKLQFVPNMTHIIQALKLTKDSDTSLSLFQWAKRQSWYSPSEDCYVMLFDELNRNRDFDGIQSLFDEMVRDSTNNGICSFSAYNHVIQYLAKAEKLEVSFYCFKKIQDSGCKIDTLTYNSLITLFLNKGLPYKAFEIYGSMEAVGCLLDMSTYGLMIPSLAKSGRLDAAFKLFQEMKERNFRPDFNIFSSLVDSMGKAGRLDTSMKVYMEMQGYGLRPSATMYVSLIESYAKAGKLDTAFRLWDEMKKAGFRPNFGLYTMIVESHAKSGKLDIAMSAFTDMEKAGFLPTPSTYSCLLEMHAATGQVDSAMKLYNSMMNAGLRPGLSTYTALLTLLANKKLVDVAAKVLLEMKAMGFSVDVNASDVLMVYIKDGSVDLALRWLRFMGSSGIRTNNFIIRQLFESCMKNGLYESAKPLLETYVNSAAKVDLILYTSILAHLVRCQEEENEKHLMSILSATKHKAHGFMCGLFTGPEQRKQPVLTFVREFFQGIDYELEEGAARFYVNVLLNYLVLMGQINRARCVWKVAYENKLFPKAIVFDQHIAWSLDVRNLSVGAALIAVVHTLHRFRKRMLYYGVVPRRIKLVTGPTLKIVVAQMLSSVESPFEVSKVVLRAPGDSVMEWFKKPIVQQFLLNDIPSRSDILMHKLNTLFPSSAPEIRSLLPPKPLISGRAM, from the coding sequence ATGATTCGCTGTAGGAAAGTGTCCCCTAGAATTCTCCATTCACTtaccaaaaaccctagttctaTCTGCGTATCTTCATTTGATTCTTTCTATTCAAAGAGCCCTAATTTATCCACAACTAAACCGGATGGCTGTTTCaaaagtttcagattttttagCTCTGCAATGGGTTTCTATTTAACTCCCTGCGAACTTTCTGTGCCAAAAGACCCTAGCTTTGCCAGGAGCCCTGTTATTAACGCtaaatttagaagaaattacAGCTCTGGGAGAAACGGTGATGGTGGTGCTGGTGAGTGGACTGAGGAGATAGAGTACTTAGATGAATCGGGGAGTGTTATTTACAGTGGTAAAGGTATACGATCAGTTGAACCAGGACTTGATGACCACGTGATGGTGGGTGGGCTAAAGAAGCCATTTTTGAATGCCTCAGCCGTAGCCAAGATTGTTGAGGTTGTGAAGAGGTGGAAATGGGGACCAGAGTTAGAGACCCAACTGGACAAACTGCAATTTGTACCAAATATGACTCACATTATTCAAGCTTTGAAGCTTACTAAGGATAGCGACACATCTTTGAGTTTGTTTCAATGGGCTAAGAGGCAGTCGTGGTATTCACCCAGTGAGGATTGTTATGTGATGCTGTTTGATGAGTTAAATCGAAATAGGGATTTTGATGGGATCCAATCATTGTTTGATGAAATGGTCCGTGATTCCACTAATAATGGTATTTGCTCCTTTAGTGCATACAACCATGTAATTCAGTATTTGGCTAAAGCTGAGAAATTGGAGGTgtcattttattgttttaagaagATTCAGGATTCAGGTTGTAAAATTGACACCCTGACATATAACTCTCTTATTACACTCTTTTTGAATAAGGGTTTGCCTTACAAGGCATTTGAGATATATGGAAGCATGGAAGCGGTGGGATGTTTGTTAGATATGTCAACCTATGGGTTGATGATACCTAGCTTGGCAAAATCGGGCCGTCTTGATGCCGCTTTCAAGCTATTCCAAGAGATGAAAGAGAGGAACTTTCGACCGGACTTTAACATCTTCTCATCACTTGTTGATTCAATGGGGAAAGCAGGGAGATTGGACACATCAATGAAGGTGTACATGGAAATGCAGGGTTATGGGCTCAGGCCATCTGCTACTATGTATGTTTCTTTGATCGAGTCATATGCAAAGGCTGGGAAGTTAGATACTGCTTTTAGGCTTTGGGATGAGATGAAGAAAGCAGGCTTCAGGCCTAACTTTGGGTTGTACACAATGATTGTTGAGTCGCATGCCAAATCAGGGAAGCTTGATATTGCAATGTCTGCATTTacagatatggagaaggctggATTTTTACCTACCCCATCTACATATTCTTGCCTCTTGGAAATGCATGCTGCCACTGGACAAGTAGATTCTGCCATGAAGCTGTATAACTCAATGATGAATGCTGGTCTGAGACCAGGTCTAAGTACTTACACCGCCCTTTTGACTCTCCTGGCTAACAAGAAGCTAGTTGATGTGGCTGCCAAAGTTTTACTTGAAATGAAGGCCATGGGATTTTCTGTTGATGTGAATGCTAGTGATGTTTTGATGGTGTATATCAAGGATGGTTCTGTTGATCTTGCTTTGAGGTGGCTACGCTTCATGGGTTCATCGGGTATcagaacaaataattttatcattagaCAGTTGTTTGAGTCATGTATGAAGAATGGGTTGTACGAGTCAGCCAAGCCTCTCCTTGAAACATATGTGAATTCTGCTGCAAAGGTGGATCTTATACTATACACATCCATTTTAGCTCATCTTGTGAGATGCCAGGAAGAGGAAAATGAGAAGCATTTGATGTCTATCCTTAGTGCTACAAAACATAAGGCACACGGTTTCATGTGTGGGCTCTTCACAGGCCCTGAACAGAGGAAACAACCAGTTTTAACTTTTGTGAGGGAATTCTTTCAGGGCATTGATTATGAGTTGGAAGAGGGAGCTGCGAGGTTCTATGTCAATGTTCTTCTTAACTACCTTGTTCTTATGGGTCAAATAAACCGTGCCCGATGTGTTTGGAAAGTTGCCTACGAGAATAAGCTTTTCCCTAAGGCAATTGTCTTTGATCAGCATATTGCTTGGTCTCTTGATGTTAGAAACTTGTCAGTGGGAGCTGCTCTTATTGCAGTTGTGCACACTCTCCACAGATTCAGAAAGCGAATGCTGTATTATGGTGTTGTGCCAAGACGCATTAAATTGGTTACAGGACCTACCTTGAAGATTGTGGTCGCACAGATGTTGAGCTCAGTAGAATCTCCTTTTGAGGTTAGTAAGGTGGTTCTAAGGGCCCCTGGAGATTCGGTCATGGAGTGGTTTAAGAAGCCAATTGTTCAACAGTTTCTCCTAAATGACATTCCTTCAAGGTCTGATATCCTCATGCATAAGCTGAACACACTTTTTCCCAGTTCTGCACCCGAAATTAGATCTCTGTTACCTCCCAAACCTCTCATTTCAGGGAGGGCAATGTAA